A single region of the Herpetosiphon gulosus genome encodes:
- a CDS encoding YafY family protein, with translation MYSPTSRLLGVLELLQSRQHISGTELAQRLEIHPRTVRRYIQQLQDMGIPVEAERGIHGSYRLKPGQRVPPLLFTEQETLALSLGLLTIRELQFPVERSTTETTLAKIERVLPAGLVQHARALQAAISMQLGMRSRRIEPTWLMQLSLAVQRCQQVQIEYLSAIQILTERTIDAYGIVFNEGAWYLVGYCYLRMAIRVFRLDRIQAMQLLDSSFERPASIDIIAIVQSALNATDQPNEVEVLLKTTIEHARHIIPPAMGRLEATPHGVLLCRTAVHLEWVAFSLLELDIPVVVLQPAALRELLQAIATKALTMINDPAAPSN, from the coding sequence ATGTATTCGCCAACCAGTCGGCTTTTGGGTGTGCTCGAACTCTTACAATCGCGCCAACACATTAGCGGAACCGAGCTAGCTCAGCGGCTCGAAATTCATCCGCGCACTGTTCGCCGCTATATTCAACAATTACAAGATATGGGGATTCCGGTTGAGGCTGAACGAGGGATTCACGGCTCATATCGTTTAAAACCAGGGCAGCGGGTTCCACCACTGTTATTTACCGAACAAGAAACGCTCGCCTTGAGTTTAGGTTTATTAACGATTCGGGAATTGCAATTTCCGGTTGAGCGATCGACCACTGAAACAACCTTAGCCAAGATCGAGCGGGTACTGCCTGCTGGTTTGGTGCAGCATGCCCGTGCCCTACAAGCGGCAATCAGCATGCAACTGGGCATGCGCTCGCGGCGAATTGAACCTACTTGGTTGATGCAGTTGAGTTTGGCGGTGCAACGCTGCCAACAAGTTCAAATTGAATATTTGTCTGCTATACAGATTTTAACTGAACGCACAATCGATGCCTATGGCATTGTCTTTAACGAAGGCGCTTGGTATCTGGTGGGCTATTGCTATTTGCGTATGGCCATACGGGTTTTTCGCTTGGATCGCATTCAGGCAATGCAACTGTTGGATTCAAGCTTCGAACGGCCAGCCTCAATTGATATCATCGCGATTGTGCAGTCAGCCCTGAATGCTACCGATCAGCCTAACGAGGTTGAGGTGCTGCTCAAAACAACCATCGAACATGCCCGCCACATTATTCCGCCAGCTATGGGCAGGCTTGAGGCAACGCCACATGGGGTTCTGTTGTGCCGCACCGCCGTGCACTTAGAATGGGTCGCCTTTAGCTTGCTGGAGCTTGATATTCCAGTGGTGGTGCTGCAACCTGCCGCATTACGTGAGCTACTTCAAGCGATCGCGACCAAGGCTTTAACCATGATTAATGATCCTGCTGCACCAAGCAATTAA
- a CDS encoding VOC family protein encodes MGYVPAGYCTVNPFIISNQATQLNQFLHVVFGAQPVEQAYTVDTDGLVLHSELKLGDSTLMVVDRKPDWPWTPSFLQVYVADLAQTLQIAVAHGATIVTEPTPMYGELFSRFVDPWHNLWWVYQYIGMDSWEATDSADETWDTQSPELNYIHRTLMQTMPRLGQKA; translated from the coding sequence ATGGGATATGTACCAGCCGGTTATTGTACGGTTAATCCATTTATTATCAGCAACCAAGCCACTCAGCTTAATCAATTCTTACACGTGGTGTTTGGGGCACAGCCAGTTGAGCAAGCCTATACCGTCGATACTGATGGCTTAGTGCTGCATTCAGAGCTTAAACTTGGCGATTCGACCTTGATGGTGGTTGATCGCAAGCCAGATTGGCCGTGGACACCTAGTTTCTTACAAGTCTATGTTGCCGATCTAGCCCAAACCTTACAAATTGCTGTGGCTCATGGTGCAACGATTGTGACCGAGCCAACCCCGATGTATGGCGAACTTTTTTCGCGTTTCGTTGATCCATGGCACAATCTTTGGTGGGTCTATCAATATATTGGTATGGATTCGTGGGAAGCAACTGATTCTGCGGACGAAACATGGGATACTCAATCACCTGAGTTGAATTATATTCATCGCACGCTGATGCAAACCATGCCACGTTTAGGCCAAAAGGCGTAG